AGATGTATGGTCGGAAGCCTGTATATTTGATTTCTGTCTCACACAATTTGTTTTAGGTTATTGATGTACAATATCGCAAGCTACATGCACAACTCCGGCCACAACGCACTCTTTCCAATTCTAACCGTCGAAGCTCGACTACAACACGCGCAACAACACGCGCAGGCTCTCCCACATCCACTCATTTTGGGCCCAGCCCCTCGACCCAATTTGGTCCTTCGGCTTCATCCACACAGGGATTAAATTTACGAGGGAGCGCATCTACTACTCAACATGAAACTCTTGATTTTTCAACCCTCCGGACACTACACGCTACCTATCTCGCAAACATTGTATCTGGGAGTTTGCTCGGGCATTCGGGATGCGCGTCGCTTGTTCGCGTAGCTCTGGAAACATGCGAGCGGTTCGTGGGGATGATTGAACGGTGGGGAGGTGACGTTCTTCCGGGAATGTTAGAGGAAGGCAGTGCAGGGGTAGGAGGTGCACTTCTAGATGAAAGACTGAAAACCATCAAAGAGATCGATGAGGCAAGTCCAGACGTGTTTGTCTTGGATTTTTCGGACTGAATGCTATTTCAGACGTTCCATTCGCACCTCGAGGCGTTTTACGAGCAGCTGTCCATGTCACCTGGGCAGGGGGTTGATGGGTCGACTATTGCAGGAAATACGTCGGCCTATTTGAGGGACTTGTTCCGGCCTCGTGGAAGGGGTGGCAAGGGTATGACTGGGGCTGAAGAGGACCGGCGAACAGTAGAGCGATTATCGCTCAGGCTCGACTTCAATGCCAAGTTTTCCGAGCCTTATGGGTATGGGTACAGTAAGCAGTTGGGGATCTTGCAGCAAGGTGGACTGGTTTGATAGCGTTGGCGCATGTATGTAACCTATTATACCCTCGGCCGTATTTCCATTAGTGGGTGACGACAGTGGGATGATCGGCGAGCTAAAGCTTGTTTCACGGGTCACGTGACTAAGGGTTGCATCCTGTTTGCGGCCACAAACGTCGATTGACTGGCGCTACTGTTCGGGAGTGTGCCTTGACTTGCGTTGCTAGATTCCGACCATCACTCCCGCCGCCGAGGCCTCAGTTGCCACGACCGGGATACTCTGCGAAATTGCCTTGTGTGCGCCGCGCTCGTTGTTGGTAACTCATTGGTTGAAATAAGGGCCCCGGCGGCTGTTGTCAACCAGTACCGCGGCTGATTAGGTAGTAGCCTTAACATGAGCACACCTGACCCAGCCTGGCGAATCAAAAGTATGTTCTTATTTTCTCTTTTCTCACACGATGGCTGAGCCTCGCACAGGAACACCGTGTCCATTCTATCAGGCAAGCCAATAGATCCGTGTTTTTCCGCGTTGCGCTGACACACCTAACCACGTCCTCTTAGTCCGGTAGATGCATCTTTAAACACAAGTGCAATTTTATCCACGACGGAGAGATTAATATGCGGCGCCCGGATATACGAGCACATGCTCCGGTGGTATGTTCCATTTCAGACTTAGCATCCTTTGTTACTGAGACGAGACGCTGTTGTCCAGTACCGTCGCACCCCGGAAAACTCGGTCGATTCATTTAGTTCGTCAGAGGAAGATGAACCGGTACAAGAACACCGAATCGACGAACATTCGGCCGCGGCACCCTCGCTCATATTCTCCAGCATCTATGGGCCTCGACCCAACTCTATCAACAGACTACAGCTCACCAATGTCGACCTGCCCGTCTCTCCCGAGAGTCTCCCTCATACACCTCCACGAACAAGCCGACCTACCAGCCACCACTCGACTCACAATCATGTCAACATCACCTCTCCTACCCCCTCACGACCGCTCTCATCATCACTCGGAATTGGAATAGGCGGACGCGCCCAAGGGGGTCTTGCAGAAGTATTTACTGCAATCGCAAACACCCAAACCCTGGCCCAATCAACAACTCTTCCGCCCAGTTCGGCAGGGTCGCTTCCTTCTCCGTTGAGTCTATCCCCCAAATCACCTGCCAATGGTGCCCAAGAAATCATCATCAAGGACGAGGGCTATTCATTGGAACAACTGCCATTCAAGCTCGTATGTCTTTTCCTTTACACATGCTTGTTTTGAATTCAACTGAACCCTGGCTATAATTCGTAGGCTCTTTCAAATCAATCCTCCTTGCTTCTGAACCGAACGTCTCGCGCTGCTCAACGTCGCTCATCTACATTTTCACAACAAGACACACCATCCAGCTCCGGTGCAGATATCGAAAAACGTCCGACTAGTTTAAGCGTCCCGGAACGGCTAAGCACAGGTTCATTGCCGAAGCATCTCGGAGACCGCCCCATTTCGGTCACCTCAGTTGAACAGATCGAGGAGGAAGGAAAAGTTGACGACGAACAGGATGAAGAGGAGCAAGTGATTGTAGACGAATCGCCATCATTTGAAGCGTTGCAGCCATATCCAAGAGATGTGAGCACTGAGCCTAGCCCTGATCCGACAAGGCAGAACTTTGTCCCCCCTGCGCCTGTTCCTCCCCTACCTCCTGGTAAGCACTATTCGTTCATATATGCAAACATAAACCGACGTATTGCCCCGTGTCAAGCACAACCGTCCAAGCCTCCTGTTCGGAACGATAGTTCCAGGCATATCGACCATGAGCTCGTCATTGATGAGCTAGAAGAGCGACTAGGCGTTTCACCTACACGACGCCGACGCGCCCGCTCTAACGCCGTCCCTAACCCTATCCCTTCGGCCGTTAGCCCTAACCGTTCCACGACACAACCTACCGGCAAATCAGCAGACGCAATATGGGAACGCAAACAACCTATCGAGATACCAAAGTCAGCTGTCAATATGGGTGTTGCGCGAGACATGTTGGACGTCATGTTTTCAAAGAGGAATCAACAACAGGAGGAGAGGATCGAGGAGGAGAGTTCGGACGAGCATGAGAACGAGCAGAGTTTCTTGCCTGTTGACTGGGACGTGGGATCTATGGCAGGGTTGGACGAGGAGGATCGATTCGAGAAGCATGATGACCCTGTTCGTCTAGAGCCAACCATGGTCCAGGTTGCTGCACGCAGCGATTCAGTTGCCACACAGCGAGAGTCGACTACTACACGACGCGAACCGGCCATTCCCCAGGACGAACCAAGTGCAGAAAGTCGTAAATCCATTACTGTACATCGCGAATCAACCTCCTTGCGTCCCGAATCAACCCCTGTGCGTCCCGCATCAACCATCGTACGTCGTGAGTCAACCTCTGTACATCGCGAACCGGCCCCCGTGCGTCGTGAATCGATCTCCGTGCGTCGTGAATCTGTTGGTGCACAGCGTAAATCGGCGCCGCGCGCGTCCATTCCAGTTCCGATCTCTCAACCTAGCCCGCCCATTCTCCAAGCCGAGGCGCATCCTCAAACACCGAGCACCCCATCTACAGAACCGGAAACTCCCAACACCCAGCTCACTCAGAGCACTCAGCCCACTCCTCAATCCGATCACGAATTTGACGAGGCTGACACTGATGACGAGCATCCAGAAGACTTGGCGGACTTGATAGAGGCGGAACCTGTGGTACTGAGCACCCCGCGGAGCGTTGTCTTAAGACGAGAGGTTGGAAGAGAAACGAGTTTACCTTCAAGGGCGGGCACTAGCACTGGAGCTGGCACACCTGGTTTCTGGACACCTAGGCATGGAAGTGTGGTTGGTGGGAGTGGGGGACTACAAGTCATCGAGTCGCCAACTGTTGAGCAAATTCAACCCGAGCAAAGTCAATTTGAACAAAGATTATCGGCCGAGCGAAACTTTTCGACACCGAGCGAACGTAGACTGTCAGTGGAGCAAAACCGACCAACATTAATCGAGCGACGACGATCATCACGATTAGCTTCCATCGAACGCAGGCAATCAGCACAATTAGCTTCCGCCGAACGAAGGCAATCGACTAGCTCACGACGACTCGAAGACATTACACAAAGCACGGTTAGCGAATCGACGTTGAACACAATAGGTGGACAGACGGAGAATGAATCACCCGTGAGTAGGCCTCTGGTTTCGAATCGCGATTCGGTTTCTGTGCCTGTTTTGGGTTCTGTTCCATCCACGGGTAATGGTCTGGGTTCGGATTTGAGTTCTTCCCCCTCTGCTCCTTCTCCTTTGGGGTCGGATTCAGGCAATGATTTGGGTTTGGGTGTTGATTTGAGTCCGGATCCTGTTTCGCATTCACCTTTTCTTTCTACTCCTTTGGATTCAATTTCTTCTTCGGGCAATGATTCGGGATTGGGTTCGAATTCGGAATCCGGGTTTCCATCCGTCGTGCCGACTCCGGAGCTCCCTGTTGCACTCGCTTCAGACCCCCATGGGCCTGCTCCTGCATCTCCTGTTGCGGGTACTACGTTAGCCTATCCAAAGCCTCAGGTCGAACCTATTTCGGAACCTTCTATTTCGACCCACTCGCCGATTAGTTCACCAGAGCCCGAAGTTTCGAATCCCATACCGCCTACTAAACCGGTTACTCCCGAGTCGGCGCCTCAAACCAAGCTCGGTACGGCATCTCGGGCCGATTTAGGCCTCGAGTCTGTTCTGCCGGAGGCCAGGGCCGAGCCTGTGGAAGTTCTGAAGGATCCCAGTTCTGTGCCTAGCGTCGAGACTCTACCTCCGTTACCTCCGCTCGTTTCAGAATCAACTTCTGCGGCTGCTCGGGTCAATCCGAGCCTTGTCGCTGGTCCAACCTCTCAGGACGATCTCTCCTCACCTCGTTCTGTTGATGATGATCCCTCTCCGATCCCTATTCATGCTTCGAAGCCAAGCGGTGACTCCATTGAACCAATTCGAGCAACTCCGCATGCGGACGGTCCTGATTTAGATTTGGGACGTGTTGTGTCGAGATCAAGCAGTGACGCGGTGGGGCTCAGCGCGCCTGAACGTGGGGATACATCTGAAGATGCACCTCAAAGTGTGGCAAAGGATTTGGACGATATAGCAGTCAAGAGAGAGATCAAGGATGAGACCAAGCAACCGAACGTCGTGGTAGCCATGGGGAAGGACGCAGCCGAGTATTCGGGCATAGCGATGGTTAATGAAAAGAGCACGGCCAGCATCGAGGCGGTACACGAGGACCCGGGAAGACCCACGGGATACCATGAGGACAATCATCAAAAACTGGCTGAGGAGGGGTCTCAGGTCATCAATACAACTATCCGCCAAGGCACCGTCGAAGGCGACTTGGTGGCGTCGAGCGAGGAGTGGGCTGTGGTGCGAGATTCACCACgagaatcattcaaggacGCCAATAAAGTCATTGGTGGCAATGTGCGTATATTATGGCCGATCATACTCATTGTTATTAACTAATGGATGGCCTAGATTATATCTGCACCTATTCATAGCAGCGGAGATTTCGATGCACGGGCGCTTGTTTCAGACTCAGAGCCGGAGCCAATGCAGGACTCTGTCCTTAATCCCACATGGCCGCCGTCAAATGACCTGGAACCCGTGCCAGAAGAGCCAGAGTCGGTTCCTGTTGTGGTGCGATCTGCGGGGGAACGCGAAATCGAGTTTGAAACCCAAGCACGAGCTGAGTCTCCGACTCCCGCCAAGCTTCCAGAGGGTAGACAAGTCCCGGAGCCCGAGGAGCCCTCCAGGACAGAGACACCAAGGTCTTCAGAAGGCTTGGTCACTGCGAAGGCGGTATCTAAGGCGCCTGTGTCCAGTCAGTTGGTCTCCCCTGTGGAGTCGGATGAGGCAGCTGTGGTGGAAGTCCCCCATAATGAATACGTAGCTGAGGTAGCCGAAGCGATCGATGAATCAATCACGAACATCAAACAGGCGTTACCAGAGTCAACTTCGGCAGAGATACACGAGGGACCCGAAACATGGCAAGAGATACAGCGAGAGATACGAAAGGAAGTGCAGCATGAAGTACGACAGGAAGTAACGCCGGTCATGGTGGAACATGATGGAGCGAACTCAGGTAGTCAAGAGGTCCAAGAGGATACACGCAGGCGATCGGAGGCACGGCAAGGAGTACATCGGGAAGTCCAACAACACGTGGAACAGGAAGCGACGTTGGTGGGGATGGAGCGGGGCGAAACGAGCGTAGATATACAAGGCAGGCAGGAGGATAGGGGTGGTGGAGAGACAAGGGTTGAGACCTTATCTAGAGTCTCGACGAAGCGTAATTCGACAACCaaagatgaggaagaagtcCAAAGCGAGGCTTTGAGTCAAAATAAGCCGAAGCTTAGCGTTGGGAGCGCGAACGGTTACGAGGCTCAGAAACCAGTCTATGCTGCCATACTTGATGATCCGGGATCGGTGACCGAGCAGCCAGCAAGTAGGAATGACCCGGAGGAACAGTCAACACCGGGGCCCTCGGTATCCTTAGGTACTCCGAGATTGGACTCAGTGCCAGAAGTTGCTCGCCCCGAACCTCCGTTATCTTCTCTAATCGCTATTCCCACCGTTGCCCCTCTTCCAGCCTTGCTGCCGTCAACATCAATACCAGACAGAGAAGAGGCAATAATTGGACCAGATGATACCGACTCATTATCAGAGCTTGAGGAAGCATTTGGTGTTCGCAGCCCTGTTGCGCTCGAACCCTCACCTCCAGTCGCACCGCCCCAGTTACCTGCACCTTCATCTCCTCCTAGAATTCCGGCCCCTTCACCTGCCCCGATTCATTCAAGCCCCTCAATCTCCGAGCAGACCCCAGCTCCCGACCCCTCAACAACCCTCCAGCACTTTCCAGTACTCCCATCATTTACTCCCATCGCACCGCTCTCACCGATCTTGCCTTCCTCTCTATCTGCATCACCCTCGGTGTCTGAACAACTCTCTTCGCCAATCTCTTCCTCGCCACCTACAACGTCTTCTCTTCCTGGGTCTCCATCGCAAATAGTGCCTGTCGTCCCGCTGTCCCCCATCTCGGTACCCGAAGTCTTGCCGTTGGGAATACGGCCTGTACAATCATCGACAAAGACTCCTTCAGAGGATGAACCTTCCGCCAGCGACAATTCTTTCATGTCGCTTAGAGTTTCGCTTCAGCCTTCACCTTTGGAGCCCAGGGAACTTCCTCTTCCTGAGCCGCTCTTAGAGCCCGAGCTACCCACCCAGGCCATCATATCGAACGAGCCGGAGTTGCCTATACCACCTCGCTACCTTCCACCACCGCCTGTGCTGTCCCCGCCTTTGCTACATCAACTCGAGGCGGAGTCTAACCCAGAGCCCAAGCTTGAGTATGGTCCTAAAATCGATCTCAAACCTGAAATCGAGTCTCAACTGGTACCTGAAGTGTCAGCGTTGCCCGAATTCCGTTCGATTGAGAACCTGCCCTCATCACCTCGGACCAACCCAGCTAGAGTGGTCGAGTCAATGTCTCTTGAACACCTTGCTCCTGAATCGGCTGTCGATGTAGTTAGTTTGATCGCTCCTGGGCCAATTACCCTAGAGCCGCCCATGCTCGATTCTCCTTTACTACCTGATTCGTCCTCGCTGCTTGACCCTCTTTCACCCTTGCCATCAGACCATGCTCTCGTGCTACCAGACACAGCCCCTGCACCCTTGTCATCTCGAGAATCGGAGACTGTTGCACCAGATAGGCCATCTCCACTAGCCGACCATCCTCGATCGACTGAATCTGCCTTCTGCGAGTCCGTCGTGGCCCATGAGCCTACTGCATTACCAGAGTCTTCCTCCGAGCTCGAGCATTCTTCTTCTCAACCTAACGTAACTGCCGTGGTTCCACCGTTTAAAATCTTGCCATCCTCCAAGCCCACTGAGTCACCCGAAGCCTTTCCGCCACTCGCAAGTTCACCGTCATTTGAGTATGCACTTCCGCCATCTCCGGTTGCTCCTTTACCTGTAAACAATACTCTCTCCCAGTCCCTTGTGGCTGAAGAGTCCAGTCCTAGGCCCGGAACGCCTCCTACAGTTGAACCACCGCTACTGCGTGATCCCTTGCCACTACTTGATAACTCATTGGCACCCGAATCCTCTTCTGTGCAATCCACCACCTCATCTCCTGAGCCCCCAAATTCCGATTTATCCAAGGACCCCCACCCTCAGTCCGAACTCACTCACCTGCCGGCAACACTCGAACCATCTGAATCCGCGGCTTCCAAGATCGAGCCCTCTCCCGAGTCATTCAAGCCCGTTTCCTTGCCTGATTTGTCTACACTACCTAATTCTAGTCCACAGTATAATTCTCTTTTACCTAATCCTAGTCCACCTGATGTATCCATACCACTAGAGCATTTGTCACCTAGATCGCTTTCGTTTTCTGAACCCCCCACTGGGCAAGCCGAGCTGCCTGATCCCTCTTCATTGCTTGATCCTTCTACTCTACCCGGCTCCTCTTCATTAATTAGTTCCTCACCTTTTGATCCTTCCCCATGGCCTGGGCTTTCGGTAACGCCGAAACGATCCCCGTCCCCTTCGTCACCTGATTCTCCTTCGTCAACTCATCGTTCGCATTTGCTTAACCTTTCT
The Rhizoctonia solani chromosome 8, complete sequence DNA segment above includes these coding regions:
- a CDS encoding AAA domain protein translates to MLAEVLLIMSGHASSLLEPDGTIAPAFAPLLHPGEQQVLKELATLASQYRKLKQTCPILGQQSQYMSSLCAALIEILTEYEDLVVETEARILKRDSELVANATVVPLSAVKATFSIWNVQFAALCLLIDQLEAGPPGLDGTRWPPGPLIDLLLQRARTGVQRVAHVINRLALAVQRVWRSHLLAFLVHGILDAADPLARVADGYKLNPECVPSCVTPQTREAIAYIGRAAAVVGVGVPRQLAIVHARLVGRVLPQDRYAFDGAVERIKGNISEWLWTRVLTKADVIGAVECFANYFLLRNGEFALALLREIERLKTSRLSAKPTSRTSSGLIRDTDLSLAILRASLGTSAQNDPSLDSLRFTLVDGPLRPLLPPPSAALAPNKSTAYNGLVLFDDLLLGARATLSHTLAWPLDLVLGQAELQAYGAVFAYLSALRRGHVMVLECWGTLSGSWKARKKWEGTYARRKAKGKGKAADLDHIDAEDEAKRSRLVKCAWGVVREMVWFLDTFWGYIMTDVIDVQYRKLHAQLRPQRTLSNSNRRSSTTTRATTRAGSPTSTHFGPSPSTQFGPSASSTQGLNLRGSASTTQHETLDFSTLRTLHATYLANIVSGSLLGHSGCASLVRVALETCERFVGMIERWGGDVLPGMLEEGSAGVGGALLDERLKTIKEIDEASPDTFHSHLEAFYEQLSMSPGQGVDGSTIAGNTSAYLRDLFRPRGRGGKGMTGAEEDRRTVERLSLRLDFNAKFSEPYGCIFKHKCNFIHDGEINMRRPDIRAHAPVYRRTPENSVDSFSSSEEDEPVQEHRIDEHSAAAPSLIFSSIYGPRPNSINRLQLTNVDLPVSPESLPHTPPRTSRPTSHHSTHNHVNITSPTPSRPLSSSLGIGIGGRAQGGLAEVFTAIANTQTLAQSTTLPPSSAGSLPSPLSLSPKSPANGAQEIIIKDEGYSLEQLPFKLALSNQSSLLLNRTSRAAQRRSSTFSQQDTPSSSGADIEKRPTSLSVPERLSTGSLPKHLGDRPISVTSVEQIEEEGKVDDEQDEEEQVIVDESPSFEALQPYPRDVSTEPSPDPTRQNFVPPAPVPPLPPGKHYSFIYANINRRIAPCQAQPSKPPVRNDSSRHIDHELVIDELEERLGVSPTRRRRARSNAVPNPIPSAVSPNRSTTQPTGKSADAIWERKQPIEIPKSAVNMGVARDMLDVMFSKRNQQQEERIEEESSDEHENEQSFLPVDWDVGSMAGLDEEDRFEKHDDPVRLEPTMVQVAARSDSVATQRESTTTRREPAIPQDEPSAESRKSITVHRESTSLRPESTPVRPASTIVRRESTSVHREPAPVRRESISVRRESVGAQRKSAPRASIPVPISQPSPPILQAEAHPQTPSTPSTEPETPNTQLTQSTQPTPQSDHEFDEADTDDEHPEDLADLIEAEPVVLSTPRSVVLRREVGRETSLPSRAGTSTGAGTPGFWTPRHGSVVGGSGGLQVIESPTVEQIQPEQSQFEQRLSAERNFSTPSERRLSVEQNRPTLIERRRSSRLASIERRQSAQLASAERRQSTSSRRLEDITQSTVSESTLNTIGGQTENESPVSRPLVSNRDSVSVPVLGSVPSTGNGLGSDLSSSPSAPSPLGSDSGNDLGLGVDLSPDPVSHSPFLSTPLDSISSSGNDSGLGSNSESGFPSVVPTPELPVALASDPHGPAPASPVAGTTLAYPKPQVEPISEPSISTHSPISSPEPEVSNPIPPTKPVTPESAPQTKLGTASRADLGLESVLPEARAEPVEVLKDPSSVPSVETLPPLPPLVSESTSAAARVNPSLVAGPTSQDDLSSPRSVDDDPSPIPIHASKPSGDSIEPIRATPHADGPDLDLGRVVSRSSSDAVGLSAPERGDTSEDAPQSVAKDLDDIAVKREIKDETKQPNVVVAMGKDAAEYSGIAMVNEKSTASIEAVHEDPGRPTGYHEDNHQKLAEEGSQVINTTIRQGTVEGDLVASSEEWAVVRDSPRESFKDANKVIGGNIISAPIHSSGDFDARALVSDSEPEPMQDSVLNPTWPPSNDLEPVPEEPESVPVVVRSAGEREIEFETQARAESPTPAKLPEGRQVPEPEEPSRTETPRSSEGLVTAKAVSKAPVSSQLVSPVESDEAAVVEVPHNEYVAEVAEAIDESITNIKQALPESTSAEIHEGPETWQEIQREIRKEVQHEVRQEVTPVMVEHDGANSGSQEVQEDTRRRSEARQGVHREVQQHVEQEATLVGMERGETSVDIQGRQEDRGGGETRVETLSRVSTKRNSTTKDEEEVQSEALSQNKPKLSVGSANGYEAQKPVYAAILDDPGSVTEQPASRNDPEEQSTPGPSVSLGTPRLDSVPEVARPEPPLSSLIAIPTVAPLPALLPSTSIPDREEAIIGPDDTDSLSELEEAFGVRSPVALEPSPPVAPPQLPAPSSPPRIPAPSPAPIHSSPSISEQTPAPDPSTTLQHFPVLPSFTPIAPLSPILPSSLSASPSVSEQLSSPISSSPPTTSSLPGSPSQIVPVVPLSPISVPEVLPLGIRPVQSSTKTPSEDEPSASDNSFMSLRVSLQPSPLEPRELPLPEPLLEPELPTQAIISNEPELPIPPRYLPPPPVLSPPLLHQLEAESNPEPKLEYGPKIDLKPEIESQLVPEVSALPEFRSIENLPSSPRTNPARVVESMSLEHLAPESAVDVVSLIAPGPITLEPPMLDSPLLPDSSSLLDPLSPLPSDHALVLPDTAPAPLSSRESETVAPDRPSPLADHPRSTESAFCESVVAHEPTALPESSSELEHSSSQPNVTAVVPPFKILPSSKPTESPEAFPPLASSPSFEYALPPSPVAPLPVNNTLSQSLVAEESSPRPGTPPTVEPPLLRDPLPLLDNSLAPESSSVQSTTSSPEPPNSDLSKDPHPQSELTHLPATLEPSESAASKIEPSPESFKPVSLPDLSTLPNSSPQYNSLLPNPSPPDVSIPLEHLSPRSLSFSEPPTGQAELPDPSSLLDPSTLPGSSSLISSSPFDPSPWPGLSVTPKRSPSPSSPDSPSSTHRSHLLNLSPSPKSTSLPDAPLLASHFVEFALPPTEDLQGPEHFSEPQPERLGGSLEQQEPQVTSDRRDIQGATDSLTPWGSLRFNRSPGLQRTSDDEQQLPKSSLLFDYISLPPDSPSRSYTPSPRLATLPEDSPLLQYAPSSGPVRSAERAEMPESEGSPDRADSLRQLMRANPLASLEHSDEPQSPPIIGGAHLSQRSSLSEIPSLSDFAPLPPRSDTAPQYVRTATLASEPRASSEPSSKPRPRSQLKPLRLSLMHGLGTPSPSAIITPVSANTATPSPSFRSDAATPTPTAMYPTPSSAHPTQLPARLRSATQSPPPTEEMVDNDSISEFLPKTSGAESVSWFGSKKGVKRGTLSASRQSFRRSVHETEPTLSMRDATITSPGRSSASVVVERIEESSPQSPGALAEDDDVRPLPMIWDDETEAGSKAGSSRQGTRSPTRTIPMLDSFPPDSASIEVAPPLKSPDRLDTVPRYPTFVNIGGSPRLSEAKPPPPSPPAVLENVSESHNIQPSEVEPAALRSRKWADTVNQDSIGSLPDFSAPAPGTQMLDVQPAEADEPHTPRTHKDRLRYMPIPNTAPLSISPRRASPSMMQLPQEGSTESYEQQGEYDQDGMLSYAAPHMAPLDLRLRMPRREGTTGPWMTEHFTNSPSSFHSSQVGSMHSASSSLSTGSKAMDIRRSISFNKLMNGPVHVEDGTFGNPGPGPTTMMTYSKRGQPVETLGSPIVLQPSSLEHAPSPSSTSLDATPRKSDDLLSLKISPAQIATEAEMNIHPATPSVSTQSPIQNHGNEFSPVEQRTPYKALSLSSPSPGPYPSTPLTAPSPLQILRRNLMARTSPESPRFLSPQTRFTNLPESRPPRHQHHASASLAPSTRPRDEFHNMPMSAPGPRDRRSLTPNTRFAATPSIPGSPAQSVHSTISQTKPLLFFAIAKNSAQEVERLLQDGEVKPDDKAGPEDLPALAFALANEQLTDKTQIVKSLLSHGADPSSVLHRQTGSGQFDDADLALTTRIEQGMNPAIRYYLNRKQMTIPAPQAELLEKNNFGGLTRAGFSIIGQDAALEELIRVVAGHCRRKALNPLVVVFSGGPGCGKSLLASKIGPLLHVPYFTINMTNLRNEAALFNYISMTTKVGQPKIPLMDFLRDNQGQRCVVVLEEIEKAADKTVWHSLLMPWELGKATVISPLNNEQIDIDTSQVIWIATSNSGDDATLKFFAERSRPSDRGESALARLAHNPRPKEDNFTRNDYLKLMQAVRKRLGELLGSSMISRVSSVLPFLPFTEDEVYALASESLSAMRAEQKGDQSYDSVDWDELLQQAVGEYIPGEGARSVHRAVQRAFDEVAEW